A section of the Kluyveromyces lactis strain NRRL Y-1140 chromosome F complete sequence genome encodes:
- the GID8 gene encoding glucose-induced degradation complex subunit GID8 (similar to uniprot|Q759M8 Ashbya gossypii ADR248C ADR248Cp and weakly similar to YMR135C uniprot|P40208 Saccharomyces cerevisiae YMR135C GID8 Protein of unknown function involved in proteasome-dependent catabolite inactivation of fructose-1 6-bisphosphatase contains LisH and CTLH domains like Vid30p), giving the protein MTNFKSTYEKKSFTREQWMKVVQDANPYDRSNSELSNNEPVIPMLLLNYFVVMAYEESSIRMAKELGFLNSNKDIEEFNSVYMIKKRAYIKELIKKGEILLAMEKITEVFGIEVLESLNDHITDEDLNFKLLLLNLIEMIRSHNAKGDPNDQEQFILELISYAQDKLALKASSKKEYMKEVELVMTLLLFPLSDEDGSSPSAKLPKKLKQLYSLNMRTKVADLVNRKLLQSILPRINSQLEKSGLPDILGSSFQSNRVPTLTNVIRSIPRESITTERLTGELAHIEEKQGSSMSTNSDMSRIQGEIFEELGENLHSYYIPNDVRLVQIMKLWVWCENQLHSSDVGVPRVEGVI; this is encoded by the coding sequence ATGACCAATTTTAAATCTACCTAtgagaagaaatctttcaCTAGAGAACAATGGATGAAAGTGGTGCAGGACGCCAATCCCTATGATCGCAGCAACAGTGAGTTGTCGAATAATGAGCCGGTAATACCAATGTTATTATTGAACTATTTTGTGGTGATGGCATATGAGGAATCTAGTATCCGCATGGCTAAGGAGCTTGGGTTTTTGAATTCCAACAAAgacattgaagaattcaactCTGTATATATGATTAAGAAAAGGGCATACATCAAGGAACTTATCAAGAAGGGTGAAATTTTACTAGCTATGGAAAAGATTACCGAGGTATTTGGAATAGAGGTACTCGAAAGTTTGAATGACCATATTACagatgaagatttgaacTTCAAGCTATTGTTGTTGAACCTTATTGAAATGATTCGTTCCCACAACGCCAAGGGCGACCCTAACGATCAGGAGCAGTTTATATTAGAGCTTATCTCTTATGCTCAGGATAAACTTGCTTTGAAAGCAAGCTCCAAAAAAGAGTATATGAAGGAAGTCGAATTAGTTATGACCCTTCTTCTCTTCCCGTTATCGGATGAGGATGGTTCGAGTCCTTCTGCTAAGTTAccaaagaagttgaaacaGCTATATTCCTTAAATATGAGAACTAAAGTAGCTGATCTAGTGAACAGAAAGCTTTTGCAATCGATATTACCGAGGATAAACTCTCAACTCGAAAAATCTGGTTTACCTGACATCTTAGGATCCAGCTTCCAATCAAATCGAGTTCCCACTCTAACAAACGTTATACGATCCATTCCAAGGGAATCTATCACGACAGAAAGGCTTACCGGAGAGCTAGCAcatattgaagaaaagcaGGGAAGTTCTATGAGCACCAATTCCGACATGAGTCGCATACAAGgtgaaatctttgaagagTTAGGTGAGAACTTGCATTCTTATTATATCCCTAACGACGTTAGATTGGTACAAATCATGAAACTTTGGGTTTGGTGTGAAAACCAATTGCATAGTTCGGATGTTGGTGTTCCGAGGGTTGAAGGAGTGATTTAG